In a single window of the Streptomyces sp. CGMCC 4.7035 genome:
- the glpX gene encoding class II fructose-bisphosphatase, which translates to MTENHHHLPSELEVPSEAPDRNLALELVRVTEAAAMAAGRWVGRGDKNGADGAAVRAMRTLVSTVSMNGVVVIGEGEKDEAPMLFNGEQVGDGTGAECDIAVDPIDGTTLTAKGMPNAIAVLAAADRGTMFDPSAVFYMDKLVTGPEAADFVDIDAPVSVNIRRVAKAKRSTPEDVTVVILDRPRHEGLIQEVRETGARIKLISDGDVAGSILALREGTGIDLLLGIGGTPEGIISACAVKCLGGTIQGKLWPKDDEERQRALDAGHDLDRVLTTDDLVSGENVFFVATGITDGELLRGVRYRSETATTDSIVMRSKSGTVRRIDSVHRLSKLRAYSAIDFDRAK; encoded by the coding sequence ATGACCGAGAATCATCATCACTTGCCGTCCGAGCTCGAAGTTCCTTCCGAGGCTCCCGACCGCAACCTCGCCCTCGAACTCGTCCGGGTCACCGAAGCCGCCGCGATGGCCGCGGGCCGCTGGGTCGGCCGCGGGGACAAGAACGGCGCCGACGGCGCGGCGGTACGCGCCATGCGGACCCTCGTCTCCACCGTGTCGATGAACGGCGTCGTCGTCATCGGCGAAGGGGAGAAGGACGAGGCCCCGATGCTCTTCAACGGGGAGCAGGTCGGCGACGGGACCGGCGCGGAGTGCGACATCGCCGTGGACCCGATCGACGGCACCACGCTCACCGCGAAGGGCATGCCGAACGCGATCGCGGTGCTGGCCGCCGCCGACCGGGGCACGATGTTCGACCCGTCCGCCGTCTTCTACATGGACAAGCTGGTCACCGGCCCCGAGGCCGCCGACTTCGTCGACATCGACGCGCCCGTGTCGGTGAACATCCGCCGGGTCGCCAAGGCCAAGCGGTCCACGCCCGAGGACGTCACCGTCGTCATCCTCGACCGGCCGCGCCACGAGGGCCTCATCCAGGAGGTCCGGGAGACCGGCGCGCGCATCAAACTGATCTCGGACGGCGATGTCGCCGGCTCGATCCTGGCGCTGCGCGAGGGCACCGGCATCGACCTGCTGCTCGGCATCGGCGGTACGCCCGAGGGCATCATCTCCGCCTGCGCCGTGAAGTGTCTGGGCGGCACGATTCAGGGCAAGCTGTGGCCCAAGGACGACGAGGAGCGGCAGCGGGCCCTCGACGCGGGCCACGACCTCGACCGGGTGCTGACCACGGACGACCTGGTCTCCGGCGAGAACGTCTTCTTCGTCGCCACCGGCATCACGGACGGCGAGCTGCTGCGCGGGGTGCGCTACCGCTCCGAGACCGCCACGACCGACTCGATCGTCATGCGCTCGAAGTCCGGCACGGTCCGCCGGATCGACTCCGTGCACCGGCTGAGCAAGCTGCGCGCGTACAGCGCGATCGACTTCGACCGCGCAAAGTAA
- a CDS encoding DUF4245 domain-containing protein has translation MAGTKGKQKTVRDMILSLGLIGLMAGVIYVFIPHDDRAPDLKRVDYRVELLTARRSATYPVAAPEGLPDTWKATSVRFEGDKFDAWHLGFQDPRGEYVAIEQSSQKATTFIDEASQGAQETKVTQDIGGQTWRRYTGGRYDALVLKDKGSTTVVTGTASFAQLTKMAESLKTK, from the coding sequence GTGGCAGGTACGAAAGGCAAGCAGAAGACGGTCCGGGACATGATCCTCTCCCTGGGCCTGATCGGGCTGATGGCGGGCGTCATCTACGTCTTCATCCCGCACGACGACCGCGCTCCCGACCTCAAGCGGGTGGACTACCGCGTCGAGCTGCTCACGGCGCGCCGTTCGGCAACCTACCCGGTGGCGGCACCCGAAGGCCTGCCCGACACCTGGAAGGCCACCTCGGTGCGCTTCGAGGGCGACAAGTTCGACGCCTGGCACCTCGGCTTCCAGGACCCCAGGGGTGAGTACGTGGCGATCGAGCAGTCGTCTCAGAAGGCGACCACGTTCATCGACGAGGCCAGCCAGGGCGCCCAGGAGACCAAGGTCACGCAGGACATCGGCGGACAGACCTGGCGGCGCTACACCGGCGGCCGCTACGACGCGCTCGTGCTCAAGGACAAGGGCTCCACGACCGTGGTGACCGGCACGGCGTCGTTCGCGCAGCTGACGAAGATGGCGGAGTCGCTGAAGACGAAGTGA
- a CDS encoding malonic semialdehyde reductase, with protein sequence MSLALDPAAQDLLFREARTANTFTDEPVTDEQVQAIYDLVKYGPTAFNQTPLRITLVRSPEARERLVQHMAEGNQAKTATAPLVAILSADNEFHEELPQLFPHFPQAKDAFFAERPARESAALLNAALQAAYFIIGVRAAGLAAGPMTGVDLAGVQKEFLDDDHTPLMVVNIGKPGQDAWYPRSPRLEFDEVVTTV encoded by the coding sequence ATGTCCCTCGCCCTTGACCCCGCCGCCCAGGACCTGCTGTTCCGCGAGGCCCGCACCGCGAACACCTTCACCGACGAGCCGGTGACCGACGAGCAGGTGCAGGCGATCTACGACCTGGTCAAGTACGGCCCGACGGCCTTCAACCAGACCCCGCTGCGCATCACCCTGGTCCGCTCCCCCGAGGCCCGTGAGCGCCTTGTGCAGCACATGGCCGAGGGCAACCAGGCCAAGACCGCCACCGCCCCGCTGGTCGCGATCCTCTCCGCGGACAACGAGTTCCACGAGGAGCTGCCGCAGCTCTTCCCGCATTTCCCGCAGGCCAAGGACGCCTTCTTCGCCGAGCGTCCGGCCCGCGAGAGCGCCGCCTTGCTGAACGCCGCCCTCCAGGCCGCCTACTTCATCATCGGCGTCCGCGCCGCGGGCCTCGCCGCCGGCCCGATGACCGGTGTGGACCTCGCCGGCGTCCAGAAGGAGTTCCTGGACGACGACCACACCCCGCTGATGGTCGTCAACATCGGCAAGCCGGGCCAGGACGCCTGGTACCCGCGCTCCCCCCGTCTGGAGTTCGACGAGGTCGTCACCACGGTCTGA
- a CDS encoding exodeoxyribonuclease VII small subunit, whose protein sequence is MTSKTDEALGYEQARDELIEVVRRLEAGGTTLEESLALWERGEELAKVCRTWLEGARKRLDAALAEEEEGEGAAGSR, encoded by the coding sequence ATGACCAGCAAGACGGACGAGGCACTCGGGTACGAGCAGGCACGGGACGAGTTGATCGAGGTCGTACGGCGCCTGGAGGCCGGAGGTACGACGCTGGAGGAGTCCCTGGCGCTGTGGGAGCGCGGGGAGGAGCTGGCCAAGGTGTGCCGGACGTGGCTGGAGGGCGCCCGGAAGCGGCTGGACGCGGCGCTGGCCGAGGAGGAAGAGGGCGAGGGCGCGGCGGGTTCGCGGTGA
- the xseA gene encoding exodeoxyribonuclease VII large subunit, whose product MAVNTSAETPLPVGEVSRLIGGWIDRLGAIWVEGQITELSRRPGAGVVFLTLRDPSYDISLRVTCYRQVFDAVADVVSEGARVVVHAKPEWYAPRGQLSLRAAEIRPVGVGELLARLEQLKKSLAAEGLFAPERKKPLPFLPQLIGLVCGRASAAERDVLENARHRWPAVRFEVRNVPVQGVHAVPQVVQAVKELDALDDVDVIIVARGGGSVEDLLPFSDEQLVRAVAGCRTPVVSAIGHEPDNPLLDYVADLRASTPTDAAKKVVPDVGEELLRVRQLRDRARRCVQAFVEREERGLAHALARPCIEDPHRMVDERADQVAALVDRGRRTLGHLLGRAESELAHTHARVVALSPAATLRRGYAVLQKADGHVVRTPDEVTAGEPLRARVAEGEFTVRVDNQGS is encoded by the coding sequence ATGGCTGTGAACACGTCCGCGGAGACACCGCTGCCCGTCGGTGAGGTGTCGCGGCTCATCGGGGGATGGATCGACCGGCTCGGGGCCATCTGGGTCGAGGGGCAGATCACGGAGTTGTCGCGGCGGCCCGGCGCCGGCGTCGTCTTCCTGACGCTGCGCGATCCGTCGTACGACATCTCTCTGCGCGTCACCTGCTACCGCCAGGTGTTCGACGCCGTCGCCGACGTCGTGAGCGAGGGCGCCCGTGTCGTCGTCCACGCCAAGCCCGAGTGGTACGCCCCGAGGGGGCAGCTGTCGCTGCGGGCCGCCGAGATACGGCCCGTGGGCGTCGGTGAACTGCTCGCGCGGCTGGAGCAGTTGAAGAAGTCCCTCGCCGCCGAGGGGCTGTTCGCGCCCGAGCGCAAGAAGCCTCTGCCCTTCCTGCCGCAGCTCATCGGGCTCGTCTGCGGCCGGGCCTCGGCCGCGGAGCGCGACGTGCTGGAGAACGCGCGGCATCGCTGGCCCGCCGTCCGCTTCGAGGTGCGCAACGTCCCGGTGCAGGGCGTGCACGCCGTGCCCCAGGTCGTCCAGGCGGTGAAGGAGCTGGACGCGCTCGACGACGTCGACGTGATCATCGTGGCGCGGGGCGGCGGCAGCGTGGAGGACCTGCTGCCGTTCTCCGACGAGCAGCTCGTCCGGGCGGTGGCGGGCTGTCGTACGCCCGTCGTGTCGGCCATCGGCCACGAGCCGGACAATCCGCTGCTGGACTACGTGGCCGACCTGCGCGCCTCGACCCCGACCGACGCCGCCAAGAAGGTAGTGCCGGACGTCGGCGAGGAGCTGCTGCGCGTACGGCAGCTGCGGGACCGGGCGCGGCGGTGCGTCCAGGCGTTCGTCGAGCGCGAGGAGCGGGGGCTCGCGCACGCGCTGGCCCGGCCGTGCATAGAGGATCCGCACCGCATGGTCGACGAACGGGCCGACCAGGTCGCCGCGCTGGTCGACCGCGGTCGGCGCACGCTCGGGCATCTGCTCGGCCGCGCCGAGTCGGAGCTCGCGCACACGCACGCGCGCGTAGTGGCGCTGTCGCCGGCCGCGACGCTGCGGCGGGGGTATGCGGTGCTGCAGAAGGCCGACGGGCATGTCGTCCGCACACCGGACGAGGTGACGGCGGGCGAGCCCCTGCGGGCGCGCGTCGCCGAGGGTGAGTTCACGGTACGGGTCGACAACCAGGGATCTTAG